In bacterium, the DNA window GCCGCGCTGACCGGAGCCCTGGCCGCCGCCGCCCTGTCCTTGTCCTTTAGGCATCTTGACCTCCTTTGATATTGCTTAACTCGAGCCGAAGCCGCCCTCGACGTTGGGGCCTTCCGCCTCGGCGTATTCGCCTTTCAAATAACGTTCCACGGCCTCGCGTACGGTCCCCGCGACGCCGACCACTACCGCGATACCGGCCGCTTGAAGGGTCCGGTGGGCGTTCGGGCCGCAGTTGCCGGTGAGAACCGCCTTTGCGCCCGAGTCCGCGACGGCCCGCGCCGCGCGTATCCCGGCGCCGCCGGAAGCGTCCACCGCGGCGTTTTCGATGGCTTCGAACGACATATCGTCGGTCTCGACCACTACGAAATATGGGGCCCGGCCGAAGCGCGGGTCGACCTCGGCGTCGAGGTCGCCGCCCACGGCGGTAACGACTAATTTCATAACGTACCTCCGGAAGTATCCCGCTTGCGTTGGGGGGGCCGGCTCGAGCCGGCCCCCTTTATCCTACTTCTCTTCCTTGGCCTTGCGCTCGAGCTCGGAGAGGCGCGTTTTGATATCGTTGAGCGCCCCCTCGAAGTACTCGGCCTGAGCCTTCAAGAATTCAGCTTCGTCGGCCGCCGTAGGCGCCGGCCCGTACGGCACGGCGCCGTAAGGCGAGACCGGCGGTTGGCCGTACGCCGGCATCCAACCTGCCCGGGCCCATCCCGGGAGGCCGGTGGCGTAATACATATTACGCCAACCGCGGCCGCCGCCCATGCCGCGGCCCATGCCGAGGCCCATACCCGGGCCGGCGTTCATATAGCCGGGCGTCGCGTAACCTGAGCAGTAGCCCATCCCGCGGCCCG includes these proteins:
- a CDS encoding DUF5320 domain-containing protein; translation: MPRGDRTGPAGQGPRTGRGMGYCSGYATPGYMNAGPGMGLGMGRGMGGGRGWRNMYYATGLPGWARAGWMPAYGQPPVSPYGAVPYGPAPTAADEAEFLKAQAEYFEGALNDIKTRLSELERKAKEEK
- a CDS encoding NifB/NifX family molybdenum-iron cluster-binding protein; this translates as MKLVVTAVGGDLDAEVDPRFGRAPYFVVVETDDMSFEAIENAAVDASGGAGIRAARAVADSGAKAVLTGNCGPNAHRTLQAAGIAVVVGVAGTVREAVERYLKGEYAEAEGPNVEGGFGSS